A genomic segment from Klebsiella africana encodes:
- the rplJ gene encoding 50S ribosomal protein L10: protein MALNLQDKQAIVAEVSEVAKGALSAVVADSRGVTVDKMTELRKAGREAGVYMRVVRNTLLRRVVEGTQFECLKDTFVGPTLIAYSMEHPGAAARLFKEFAKANAKFEVKAAAFEGELIPASQIDRLATLPTYEEAIARLMATMKEASAGKLVRTLAAVRDAKEAA from the coding sequence ATGGCTTTAAATCTTCAAGACAAACAAGCGATTGTTGCTGAAGTCAGCGAAGTAGCCAAAGGCGCGCTGTCTGCAGTAGTTGCGGATTCCCGTGGCGTAACTGTAGATAAAATGACTGAACTGCGTAAAGCAGGTCGTGAAGCTGGCGTATACATGCGTGTTGTTCGTAACACCCTGCTGCGCCGCGTCGTTGAAGGTACTCAGTTCGAGTGCCTGAAAGACACGTTTGTTGGTCCGACCCTGATTGCATACTCTATGGAACACCCGGGCGCTGCTGCTCGTCTGTTCAAAGAGTTCGCGAAAGCGAATGCAAAATTTGAGGTCAAAGCCGCTGCCTTTGAAGGTGAGCTGATCCCGGCGTCGCAGATCGACCGCCTGGCAACTCTGCCGACCTACGAAGAAGCAATTGCACGCCTGATGGCAACCATGAAAGAAGCTTCGGCTGGCAAACTGGTTCGTACTCTGGCTGCTGTACGCGATGCGAAAGAAGCTGCTTAA
- the rplA gene encoding 50S ribosomal protein L1, translated as MAKLTKRMRVIREKVDATKQYDINEAIALLKELATAKFTESVDVAVNLGIDARKSDQNVRGATVLPHGTGRSVRVAVFTQGANAEAAKAAGAELVGMEDLAEQIKKGEMNFDVVIASPDAMRVVGQLGQVLGPRGLMPNPKVGTVTPNVAEAVKNAKAGQVRYRNDKNGIIHTTIGKVDFDADKLKENLEALLVALKKAKPTQAKGVYIKKVSISTTMGAGVAVDQAGLNASAN; from the coding sequence ATGGCTAAACTGACCAAGCGCATGCGCGTGATCCGTGAGAAAGTTGATGCAACTAAACAGTACGACATCAACGAAGCCATCGCTCTGCTGAAAGAGCTGGCCACCGCTAAATTTACCGAAAGCGTAGACGTTGCCGTTAACCTCGGCATCGACGCGCGTAAATCTGACCAGAACGTCCGTGGCGCAACTGTACTGCCGCACGGTACTGGCCGTTCCGTTCGCGTAGCCGTATTTACCCAGGGCGCAAACGCTGAAGCTGCTAAAGCTGCAGGCGCTGAGCTGGTAGGTATGGAAGATCTGGCTGAGCAGATCAAAAAAGGCGAAATGAACTTTGACGTTGTTATTGCTTCCCCGGATGCAATGCGCGTTGTTGGCCAGCTGGGTCAGGTTCTGGGTCCGCGTGGCCTGATGCCGAACCCGAAAGTAGGTACCGTAACGCCGAACGTTGCTGAAGCGGTTAAAAACGCGAAAGCAGGTCAGGTTCGTTACCGTAACGACAAAAACGGCATCATCCACACCACCATCGGTAAAGTGGACTTTGACGCTGACAAACTGAAAGAAAACCTGGAAGCTCTGCTGGTTGCGCTGAAAAAAGCAAAACCGACTCAGGCGAAAGGCGTGTACATCAAGAAAGTTAGCATCTCCACCACCATGGGTGCAGGTGTTGCAGTAGATCAGGCTGGCCTGAACGCTTCTGCAAACTAA
- the rplK gene encoding 50S ribosomal protein L11, with amino-acid sequence MAKKVQAYVKLQVAAGMANPSPPVGPALGQQGVNIMEFCKAFNAKTDSLEKGLPIPVVITVYADRSFTFVTKTPPAAVLLKKAAGIKSGSGKPNKDKVGKISRAQLQEIAQTKAADMTGADIEAMTRSIEGTARSMGLVVED; translated from the coding sequence ATGGCTAAGAAAGTCCAAGCCTACGTCAAGCTGCAGGTTGCAGCTGGTATGGCGAACCCGAGCCCGCCGGTCGGCCCAGCACTGGGTCAGCAGGGCGTGAACATCATGGAATTCTGCAAAGCGTTCAACGCCAAAACTGATTCCCTGGAGAAAGGTCTGCCGATCCCGGTTGTTATCACCGTTTACGCTGACCGTTCCTTTACCTTTGTTACCAAGACTCCGCCGGCTGCTGTTCTGCTGAAGAAAGCTGCAGGCATCAAGTCTGGTTCCGGTAAGCCGAACAAAGATAAAGTGGGTAAAATCTCCCGCGCTCAGCTGCAGGAAATCGCGCAGACCAAAGCTGCCGACATGACTGGTGCCGACATTGAAGCGATGACTCGCTCCATCGAAGGTACTGCACGTTCCATGGGCCTGGTAGTGGAGGACTAA